A genomic segment from Drosophila willistoni isolate 14030-0811.24 chromosome 2L unlocalized genomic scaffold, UCI_dwil_1.1 Seg168, whole genome shotgun sequence encodes:
- the LOC6640875 gene encoding uncharacterized protein LOC6640875: MASIIDTPQVGIGEPVPIWHKIDWPPEVQHDIFRDWGTYYSRRRRENFAMHYYDKALNLDPKDHMTLYRRCQSKRKAAQIEGALQDCMEAASIAQKVRGQDASINLEICDVLYELNQFEKSKVYMHDNIRQFKGNKTKSFEQRLIVVDEVINDVTGDALTNFFSKHSKIVDRVNEIRKAKEIMDNRPMWKILREQQKCDVVSIPDIKELLLSPLEIARRRRAFNVFHQAYINDSWIDVLFMKDLRKNPSLFMPQCKNSFGFLATLSSKQYDIVRKFMKMLQSRSPLYYVNYVKYRNKKLLESNREAYLFRVQYQTRRNMNVALRTIRQLRKDRKVTQLTKYVETLMGDYVMIKTHRVMCWKFEFINEVYNTLALALIEQFVSPKNFNPADPSTLLKLLHMPTDKLKDFVSFVFGDRSTHQEPDLQDPTTTNARKLIARLEKRMMFAKYAIEKCYLHYLLAQTHLQQDHHDECAFSARQGIKESRSCNSNIWKFLNLVQIIKTNAALHKLERTREALEEALPVARDLKSPELVTFIETCMFCNEETVLVKGSVHSRRDSKQSTFSSEHRVSGNY; this comes from the exons ATGGCATCGATTATTGACACACCGCAAGTTGGAATTGGGGAGCCAGTGCCGATATGGCATAAGATTGATTGGCCACCAGAGGTGCAACATGATATATTCCGCGATTGGGGCACATACTATTCACGTCGTCGCAGAGAGAATTTCGCCATGCATTATTATGATAAGGCATTGAATTTAGATCCCAAGGATCATATGACTTTATATAGACGCTGCCAGAGTAAGAGAAAGGCAGCTCAGATTGAAGGAGCCTTGCAGGATTGCATGGAAGCAGCTA GCATCGCCCAGAAGGTGCGTGGTCAAGATGCCTCCATTAATTTGGAAATATGCGATGTTCTTTACGAGTTGAATCAATTCGAGAAGAGCAAAGTCTATATGCATGATAATATACGCCAATTTAAGGGTAATAAGACTAAAAGTTTTGAGCAACGTTTGATTGTG GTTGATGAGGTAATCAATGACGTCACTGGCGATGCCTTAACCAACTTCTTTTCGAAACATAGCAAAATTGTGGATCGTGTCAATGAGATACGTAAGGCCAAAGAGATTATGGATAATCGTCCCATGTGGAAAATACTTAGAGAGCAACAAAAATGCGATGTTGTTAGTATACCAGATATTAAGGAACTTCTTCTATCCCCACTGGAAATTGCTCGTCGTAGACGTGCCTTCAATGTCTTCCATCAGGCCTATATTAATGATTCGTGGATTGATGTATTATTCATGAAAGATTTACGCAAAAATCCAAGTTTATTTATGCCACAATGCAAGAACTCATTTGGGTTTCTAGCCACTTTGTCTTCGAAACAATATGACATAGTGCGAAAGTTTATG AAAATGTTACAATCTCGTAGCCCATTGTATTATGTCAACTATGTTAAATATCGCAACAAGAAGCTCTTGGAAAGCAATCGAGAAGCATATTTGTTTCGTGTACAATATCAAACTCGTCGTAATATGAATGTAGCCCTAAGGACTATACGCCAATTGCGTAAAGACAGAAAGGTTACG CAATTAACTAAGTACGTCGAGACTTTAATGGGCGACTATGTTATGATTAAGACCCATCGTGTAATGTGCtggaaatttgaatttattaatGAAGTTTACAATACTTTGGCACTGGCCTTAATTGAACAATTTGTGTCGcccaaaaatttcaatccTGCTGATCCGTCAACTTTATTGAAACTGCTTCATATGCCAACGGATAAACTAAAagattttgtttcatttgtttttggtgATCGCTCCACACATCAAGAGCCCGATTTGCAGGATCCGACAACCACCAATGCCAG AAAACTAATTGCACGACTCGAAAAACGTATGATGTTTGCCAAGTATGCGATTGAGAAATGTTATTTACATTATTTACTAGCTCAGACCCATTTGCAACAAGATCATCACGATGAATGCGCTTTCAGTGCTCGTCAAGGCATTAAAG AGAGTCGTAGTTGCAATAGtaatatttggaaatttttaaatttggtaCAAATAATCAAAACGAATGCCGCACTGCATAAACTAGAGCGAACTAGAGAAGCCCTGGAGGAGGCACTGCCTGTTGCCCGTGATCTCAAGTCACCGGAACTTGTGACGTTCATAGAGACCTGCATGTTCTGCAATGAGGAAACAGTGCTTGTGAAAGGAAGTGTACACAGTCGCCGCGATAGCAAGCAATCGACCTTCAGTTCTGAACACCGTGTCAGTGGCAATTACTAA